TGCCGGTGGCCGAACAGGCCGTCAGCAGGAATGGCAGGAGCAGCCCGCTGATCCCAACCGCCCCAGGGCGCACCAGAATTGAGCGCTGCCGCATAGCCCCACCTTGTTGCGGCCGGACCTGTGGTGGATCCGGACCGCGGATGTCGTCTGCCGTCCCCGGTTCGTTCTGAGGTCGCTCGGAGGTCGATTCTTCGCCACCCCTCCCCGGCACGGCAACACCCGGGGCCTCCTGACCTTACGCGGAAGGCGGATCGGTTGGGGCGTTTTCCCGCCACAGAACAGCCAAAAGTTCATCGGAAAACGGCAATCCGGCGAGCGCACCTCTCACGGCGGCGCGATTGCGCATCAGGAGTCTTCCCCCGTCACGGGGCACCAGGAGTCGGGCTTCGCCCGCGTTGGCCGGTTCTCCCCACCCCAACTGGCCTTCCACGGCGGGCTGGAGGTCGAGCGGGCCGACGGCGGCGGGCGCGCCGGGCACGCCGTGTTCGAGGACCCGGCCGAGGGCCCAGCTGAACGAGCCCTCGGCGCCGGGCAGGACGCCGTCGCGGCCGCGCCGGCCCGGGTTCCAGCGGCCGATCCGGCCCCACAGCGGGACGCGCGAGTGGGTGAGGAGTTCGCCGGCGCCGTCCTCGTGCCGCAGGGCGGTCCAGGTGTCGCGGTCGGCGGCCACGTCGGCGATCAGCAGGGTCTCCTCCTGTTCGCCGTGGACCATGGCGCTGGTGACCCAGTCCCAGGCGAGGCCGCGCCGGTAGGCGTTGTCGGGGGTGGAGCCGGCGGTGACCAGGGCGACCCGGCGGCCGCGCGGGTCGGCGACGAGCTGGCCGACCAGGCAGACCACCAGCCAGCGGGCGGGGCGCTGGGCGGCCTGCCGGAGGGCGGTGAGCAGGGTGTTGGCGTCGGCGTCGGCCGGGGGGCGGGTGACGGTGCTGCCGCGGGTGCCGGCGTCGAAGGTGCGGCCGGGGAGGGCGTCGGCGAGGGTGCGGGCGCCGTCGGCGGCGCGGGCGGAGCCGCCGTGGCCGCGTTCGGGGCCGCCGTCGGCGCCGATCACCACCAGTTCGATGCCACTGCTCACCCGTACCGCCCCCTCCGCCTGTTCCGTCCCCGGCCTGTCGTGCCGTCCCGTTCGGGCCGGTGTTCGGGCGCGGGGCGCCGCCGGAGGCCAAGGTATCGCCGCGGGGTGTCGGTGCGGGGCGGAATCGGTCCGATGAGCCCCAGCTCAGGGACCATGGACCCTGTTCGGGGCCGCGTCGGCGGGGGCACCATCGGGGGCATGGACCGTGACGACCGGGTGGAGGACCTCAGCGAGGCCGAGTGCCTGCGGCTGCTCGGCACCGTGCCGCTGGGGCGGGTGGTGTACACCGAGCACGCGCTCCCGGCGGTGCTCCCGGTGGCGTTCCGGGTGGCGGCGGACGGGCGGCTGGTGCTGGCGCTGCGCACCGGCACCCGGGTGGCGCGGGCGCTGGACGGCACGGTGGCGGCGTTCCAGGTGGACGACTTCGACCGGGCCGGCCGCTGCGGCTGGAGCGTGCTGGTGCACGGCCGCGCCGAGGTGGTGCGGGACGCGGGCGAGCGCGCCGCCCTGCACTCCGGCGGCCTGCTCCCGTGGATCCCGGAGCCGGGCCCGGAGTACGTGGCGATCAGCCCGGAGCTGGTCTCCGGCCGCCGGGTCCGCCCGGACGCCGCCGACCAGGACACCTGCCCGGCGCCGCGCCCCCACTGCGCCTGAGCCCCGCCCCGCCACCGCCACCCGGACCGCCACCACCCAGCCCGGCTGCCGCCCCGCACCGCCCGCCCCCGCTGCCAGGTGACCGGCGAGTAGGAATACGCTGCGTCTCGGCCCCGCCCGGGCCGATCCCTGCCCCGACGCACCTGTGGAGCGCACCGTGACGACCTTCGCCTCGCTCACCGACCTGACCGCCGCGGTCGGCACCGAACTCGGCACCAGCGAGTGGCACACCGTGGACCAGGACCGGGTGAACCTGTTCGCCGAGGCGACCGGCGACCACCAGTGGATCCACGTCGACCCGGAGCGGGCCAGGCAGACGCCGTTCGGCGGACGATCGTGCACGGCTACCTGACGCTCTCGCTGCTGCCGGTGCTGGCCAAGGAGTGCTACGGCGTGGAGGGGATCGCCATGGCCCTCAACTACGGTTCGGACAAGGTCCGTTTCCCGGCCCCGCTGCCGGTGGGCACGGCGGTCCGGGCGACCGCGGTGCTGGTGTCGGCGGAGGAGGTGCCGGGCGGCGTGCAGGCGGCGGTCCGGTTCACCATCACCAGCGAGGCGAGCGCCAAGCCGCACTGCGTCGCGGAGGCCATCACCCGGTTCTACCCGGCCGGCTGACCCTCCCCCGCCTTCCCCCGCCTCCCCCGTCCCGCCCCACCCCCTCTGCACGTCCTCTCCACGGACCGCCCCGACCCCCGGGGCGGTCCGTTCTCGTTGATCCGCACGGACCGGCCGCCGCCGCCCGGCGCACCGCCCGACCAGCGACCGACCACCGCCCGGCGCGCCGCCGTTGATTTGCGGTATTCGTCACCTTTCGGCCGGTAATGTCCCGGTCCGAGGTGCGCCGCCCGCGCCGGGGTCCCCGGCGGTCCGGGCGCCGTCCTCCGGCCCGCCGTCGATGCCGCGGGGCGCGCTGCGTCCCGCCGTCCCGGTGCGCCGCCGTCCGGGTGTTCGACCGTGGAGGTACCGTGTCCCGCCCCGTCTCCTGGCTGTTCCGCGCCGGTGAACTGGCCGCCGAGGCCGGGCTCGCGCTGCGCGACGCGAAGCGCTCGTACCGGACGCTCCCCCGGGAGACCTGGCAGCGGATGCGCACCGACGCGTTCGGCGCCGACCCGTCGGGCTGGCGCCTGCACCGGGTGCGCAACTCGCCGCACTTCGTGGACGGCTCCTTCCGCAACCCGGTCGCCACCCGCCGGCTCGCCTACGCGCACACCCCGCTGGCCCTGATGCGCACCAAGCTCGTGGTCGACCCGAGCCGCCGCAGGCCGGCCGCGGCCGTCCCGGTGCACCGCCTGCTGCCGATGGAGCTGGCCGTCCCGGCCGCGTCCGGCCTGCGGCTGACCTGGCTGGGCCACGCCACCGTGCTGGCCGAACTGGACGGGGTCCGGGTGCTGTTCGACCCGGTGTGGAGCGAGCGCTGCTCCCCGTTCGACTGGATCGGCCCCAAGCGCCTGCACCCGGTGCCGCTGCCGCTGGCCGAACTCGGGCCGGTGGACGTGGTGGTGATCTCGCACGACCACTACGACCACCTGGACATGCCGACGGTGCGGACGCTGGCCGCGGGCGACGCGGTCTTCGCGGTCCCGCTGGGCGTCGGCGCGCACCTCGAGCACTGGGGCGTCTCGCCGCGCCGGATCGTCGACCTCGACTGGTGGGAGTCCACCGAGCTGGACGGCCTGCGGCTGACCGCCACCCCCGCCCGGCACTACTGCTCGCGCGGGCCCCGGCCGAGCGGCCGGTTCCTCTGGTCGTCCTGGGTGGTGGAGGGCAGGCGGCACCGGCTCTTCCACAGCGGCGACAGCGGCTACTTCCCGGGGTTCGCCGAGATCGGCCGCCGCTTCGGCCCGTTCGACGCGACGATGATGCAGGTCGGCGCGTACTCCGAGCACTGGCCGGAGGTCCACCTGACCCCCGAGGAGGCCGTGCAGGCCCACCGGGACCTGCGCGGCGACGTGCTGCTCCCGATCCACTGGGGGACCTTCGACCTCGCCCCGCACCCGTGGGAGGAGCCCGCCGAGCGCGCCGTCGCGGCCGCCCGGGACGCCGGCGTCACCCTGGCCGTGCCCCGCCCCGGCCGCCCCTTCGAGCCCGCCGACCCGCCGACCGCCGGCCCGTGGTGGCGCGCGGTGGCCACCGCCCCCTCCGGCGCGGACCTGCTGCTGCCGCCCGCCGCGGACTCCCCCGTCCCGGACAGCCCGGCCGCCCTCCCGCTGCCGGACGCCCCGCTGCACTGAACCACCCGGACGCCCCGCCGCACCGGATCACGCCGGCCCGAGCAGCGCCGCCAGGTTGCGGGCCTCCGCGAGCAGCTTGGTGCCGCCCTTGCGGGCGGCGGTGCGGGTCACCGCGTCGATCGGGCCGCGGGCGCCGCTGCGGCGGGCGCAGTCGACGGCGACGGCGACCAGGTCGGCGGCCCCGCGCGGGGGGCCGCCGTCGAGCAGGGCGGGGAGCAGCGGGGCCAGCACGCTCCAGGTCAGGCGGGGTGCGGGGTCGGCGAGTTCGGCGAGCGTCGCGGCCAGCCGGTTGGGTTTGACCGCACCGAGGACGAGCAGTTCGTGCACCTCCGCGGCCAGTGCCGCCGGGTCGAGCTGCCGCTGGGCGGCCAGCGAGAGCAGCGCGTCGACGGTGGCGGAGCGGTCCTCGGCGTGGCCGGCGCCGAGGCCGTAGGCGAGGGCCTGGTGGACGGCGAAGCCGCAGGGGCCCTCGGCTTCGGCGAGCAGCGGCAGCAGCTGGGGGTGGCCGCGTTCGGGGGTGTCGGCGGCGGACTCGGCGAGCTGGCCGGTGATCCGCAGCGCCAGTTCCTCGCGGTGGTGCGGGAGCAGCGCGGTCCAGCGGGAGTCGGGCAGGGAGTCCGTCACGGCGGGGCCGAGCTGGAAGTCCCGGGACGGGCCGAGCAGCGCCCGGACGGCCGCGGGCGGGCCGGCCGCCGGTTCGACGCCGGGGACGTCCAGGGCGGGCAGCGTGAGGAGTTCCAGCGCGGGTCCGGCCGGTTCGGGCTGCTCCGCGTAGCGGCGGAACTCGGCGCACCGGACGCCGGTGGTCCAGGTACCGGCCGGCACCGGGACGCAGTCGCGCCGGGGCAGTCCGCCGCCGCGCAGCCAGGCCGCCAGCTGCCGTCCGGCGGGCGAGGTGAGCGCCCGGGTGTCCTCGGTGCCGTCGCCGGCCGTGCGCAGCAGGGCCAGTGCGAAGTCCACCGGCCCGGGCCGGACGCCGAGTTGCTCGTAGCGGGCCAGCCGGGCCGCCAGTTCCCGGGCGTCCAGGGCGCCGTTGCGCCAGGTCGGGGTGGAGAGCAGGAACGGGACGGGGTCGGCGGCGAGCCGCCAGGCGGTCTCGTGCAGGCGGGCGGCCAGGAACTCGCCGACCGGGCCGCGGAACCCCCAGCCCCTGAACAGCCGGTCCGCCCGGGACTGCAGGGCCCGCAGGACGCGCGACCGGGGGACGGCGCCGGTGGCGGCGCCGGCCAGCCCGCCGAGGGTGCGCCACTCGTCCGCGGGCAGGACGGGGGCGAGCGCGGCGGCCAGCGCGTCCCGGTCGGCCCAGACCTGGCGGGCCAGGCCGTCCAGGACGCGTTCGAAGGACACGCTCTCCTCGGGGGCGGCCAGCGCGGCGGCCAGTTCCTCGGCGACCTCGGCGGGGGTGGCGAGCGGCGCGGGCACCGGGACCCGCCGGGGCGGTTCGGGCAGCCGGTCGGCGTCCTGCGCGGCGGCGAGCGGCGGCACGTCGACGCCCAGCAGTTCGGCGGCCGTCCGGGCGTGCGCGGGGTCGAGCAGCAGTGCCGCCGCCCGCAGCTCGGTCAGCAACTCGCCTTCTGCGGAAGCGACGTGACGCTTCAGCAGTTTCAGCGCCTGTCCCTGCAGCTGCCGGTCCGGGTGTCCGAGGCAGTCGGCGGCGGCCCGCAGCGCGAGCTCCGCCCGGCCGTCCGCGGCGACCCGCTCCAGCCAGCCCAGTTGGGCCCGCACCAGCTTCTTCTCGGGGCGGGCCAGCAGCACCCCGGACGCCTCCGCGACCTCCTCGGCCGCCAGCCGGCCCGCGCCGTCCAGGGCGGCCAGCGCCTCCTGGGCGTACCCGGCGACGGTCGAGGGGCCGTCCAGCAGGGCCAGCAGGGCCCGCCGGTTGTCGGCGAGCTCGTCGGGGCCGGGGGCCAGCGCGCGCAGCGCCTCCAGGTAGGTGCGCAGTTCGCCGGGGGCGCCGCCGCGCACCAGCCGGGCGAAGCCGCGGCCGAGCAGGGCGGTGCGGTCGACGGTGCCCTCGGCGGCGAGCCGGGCCAGTACGGCGGGCCAGCGCTGGGCGGGGCCCCCGGCGCTCCAGGGGCCGGACAGGTGCGCGGCGGTGTCGGCGTCGAAGACCAGCGGGGCGAGGACGGGCGCGAAGGCGTCGGCGCTCAGCCGGGCGTACAGGTCGGGGCCGGGCGGGAGCAGCCGCAGCCACGGGCGGGGTTCGGGGCGGCCGCGGTCGCGCATCCACCCGGCGACGAAGTCGGGTTCGGCGGGCGGCGGGGTGTCGCTGCGGCGCAGCAGGTGCTCGGCGATCTCGTAGGGGACGGTGCTGCCCCAGCCGGTGCGGTCGGCGGGGCGGCGGGCCAGCCGGAGGGCGACCTCGCGCTGCCAGGGGGCGGGCCGGTCGTCCAGCAGGGCGACCAGCGGGGGCTGGGCCCAGTACCGGACGTCGAACTCGCGGCCGCCGATCCAGTCGGCGGCGCCGGAGGGAGCGGTGTGGCAGACCGCTCCGGCGACCAGCAGCGCGGTGGTGGCGCCGCCGCGGGAGTGGCTGCTGTCGCGCAGTTCGCGGCGCAGCCGCCTGAGCCGGGGCAGCGCGGCCCGGCGCCGG
Above is a genomic segment from Kitasatospora cineracea containing:
- a CDS encoding pyridoxamine 5'-phosphate oxidase family protein; this encodes MDRDDRVEDLSEAECLRLLGTVPLGRVVYTEHALPAVLPVAFRVAADGRLVLALRTGTRVARALDGTVAAFQVDDFDRAGRCGWSVLVHGRAEVVRDAGERAALHSGGLLPWIPEPGPEYVAISPELVSGRRVRPDAADQDTCPAPRPHCA
- a CDS encoding MBL fold metallo-hydrolase; this translates as MSRPVSWLFRAGELAAEAGLALRDAKRSYRTLPRETWQRMRTDAFGADPSGWRLHRVRNSPHFVDGSFRNPVATRRLAYAHTPLALMRTKLVVDPSRRRPAAAVPVHRLLPMELAVPAASGLRLTWLGHATVLAELDGVRVLFDPVWSERCSPFDWIGPKRLHPVPLPLAELGPVDVVVISHDHYDHLDMPTVRTLAAGDAVFAVPLGVGAHLEHWGVSPRRIVDLDWWESTELDGLRLTATPARHYCSRGPRPSGRFLWSSWVVEGRRHRLFHSGDSGYFPGFAEIGRRFGPFDATMMQVGAYSEHWPEVHLTPEEAVQAHRDLRGDVLLPIHWGTFDLAPHPWEEPAERAVAAARDAGVTLAVPRPGRPFEPADPPTAGPWWRAVATAPSGADLLLPPAADSPVPDSPAALPLPDAPLH
- a CDS encoding DUF6493 family protein, with translation MSVESAEPALPAELAAPAGSAMPADFAEELAAAVREARFADVADLVTALPDARRRAALPRLRRLRRELRDSSHSRGGATTALLVAGAVCHTAPSGAADWIGGREFDVRYWAQPPLVALLDDRPAPWQREVALRLARRPADRTGWGSTVPYEIAEHLLRRSDTPPPAEPDFVAGWMRDRGRPEPRPWLRLLPPGPDLYARLSADAFAPVLAPLVFDADTAAHLSGPWSAGGPAQRWPAVLARLAAEGTVDRTALLGRGFARLVRGGAPGELRTYLEALRALAPGPDELADNRRALLALLDGPSTVAGYAQEALAALDGAGRLAAEEVAEASGVLLARPEKKLVRAQLGWLERVAADGRAELALRAAADCLGHPDRQLQGQALKLLKRHVASAEGELLTELRAAALLLDPAHARTAAELLGVDVPPLAAAQDADRLPEPPRRVPVPAPLATPAEVAEELAAALAAPEESVSFERVLDGLARQVWADRDALAAALAPVLPADEWRTLGGLAGAATGAVPRSRVLRALQSRADRLFRGWGFRGPVGEFLAARLHETAWRLAADPVPFLLSTPTWRNGALDARELAARLARYEQLGVRPGPVDFALALLRTAGDGTEDTRALTSPAGRQLAAWLRGGGLPRRDCVPVPAGTWTTGVRCAEFRRYAEQPEPAGPALELLTLPALDVPGVEPAAGPPAAVRALLGPSRDFQLGPAVTDSLPDSRWTALLPHHREELALRITGQLAESAADTPERGHPQLLPLLAEAEGPCGFAVHQALAYGLGAGHAEDRSATVDALLSLAAQRQLDPAALAAEVHELLVLGAVKPNRLAATLAELADPAPRLTWSVLAPLLPALLDGGPPRGAADLVAVAVDCARRSGARGPIDAVTRTAARKGGTKLLAEARNLAALLGPA